AAGGACGCGTTCGAGCTGCTGCTCGGCTGGGATGAGGCGCTCTGCGAGAAGCAGGGCATCGATCCCGGAGGAGAGATGGGCTACTGGGCGGCGGCAGCGCGCTTTGCGCTGGAGCTGCTCGCCACTGGAGGCATCGCTCCGGGCGCCGTGCCTCCGCGGCCGGTGGGCACGCGGCGGCGCGGCGGGGAACAGGCGGCGGAGACGTGCTGGATTCCCGTCCTCAGGGAGCAGGGTCAGCGGGAAGCCTTTCTGCAGTTCTCTGCCTCCATGCCGGTGCTGGCGCTAAGCTCGTCAGCCTTGCAGGGGAGTGAACCGGCCTCCCGGGAAGAAGCCGGGGCGGCAGTGCTGTACTCCTTCCTGCAGGCGGTAATCAACGCGGAAGTCAAAGGGGTCGTGGCCGGAATGGAGCAGCATCTCGCTCCGTATAAAGCCAATTACCGGCGGGGCCGGTCGCCTTTGACGGAGCTGTGGTGGAACAGCCTGCTTACGGGCAGCCGCGACATACCGGTTCAAGGCACGCCCGCCGAGGTGATGGAGCTGCTGGGGGAGGTAAACGCCTCAGCGTCCGGCAATATTCCGTGCTTCGGAGCGGCTGAGGAGCAGAGCGGCCAGCTCGGCCTCGGACTGAGGCTGGAGCCGCCGAAAGAGGACGGAGAGATATGGAGGCTGTCCTTCTGGGCCGAGGGACGGGAGGAGAGCGGATTCTGGCTTCCGGCAGCGATGATCTGGAGCAGCGGGGACCGGGAGTTTACGCTCTGGGGCAAACGCTACAAGGGAATTCAGGAGCAGCTCCTTGCGGCGCTGGGCCGGGCTGCCGAATGGTCGCCGGATATTTCGCAGGCGCTTAGGCTTCCCGCCCCAACAGGTGTGAACCTTGAGCCGGAGCGGCTGTATTACTTCCTTAAGGAGACGGTGCAGAAGCTGACCACCCGAGGGATTACCGTACAGCTGCCTTCGCGCTGGAGCAAGGAAGGACGCCGCCGGATCGGCATGAAGCTGAAAATGCAGCTGCCGGAAATTCCAGACGGTACGCAGGCGCTTGCGCTTGGCATGGAGGCGCTGGTGTCTTTCAAGATCGAGGCTTCCCTCGGCGAAAGTTCCGTCAGTGCGGAAGAATTGGGCGCACTGCTGGCGGCAGGGGTCCCCTTTGTAAAATTCCGCGGGGAATGGATCGAGGTGGACCCGAAGGAAATCCGCCAGGTGCTCCGGTATATGAAACGCCATGAGAGCGGGGAAATGTCTACTTCCGACTGGATGCGTCTTGAGGCCGAGGCGGGAGAAGACCGGTTGTGGAAGGGAATGCCTATTACAGGCATGGAAACGATCGGTCTATTGGCCTCGCTGATGCGCGGGGACACCGTGCAGAGCCTGCCAGCGCTGCCGGTTCCCGAGGAACTGCAGGGAACGCTGCGGCCTTACCAGGAACGGGGTTACCAATGGCTGAGCGTCATGGGCGAACTCGGCTTCGGCGTCTGCCTCGCCGACGATATGGGCCTTGGCAAGACGATACAAGTCATCGCCAGCCTCCTCAGACGCGGGGCCGAGGACGACAAGGCTGTCGGACAAGGCGGCAGGCGGACGGAGCACGCGGCAGCTACGGATCGGCCGGAATACGGCCCACGCGGGCGCAATGCCGCAGGCGGCGATCCGGTTCTGATTCTGTGCCCGACCTCGCTGCTTGGCAACTGGCAGCGGGAGCTGCAGCGGTTCTCGCCCACGCTGAGCGTCTATATCCATCATGGAAGCCGTCGGGTGCGCGATACCGCCTTTCAGGAGCAGGCGGCCAGCCATGATATCGTGCTGACCACTTATCACTTGGCCGGCAGGGACAGCGAGGATCTCGCCTCGGTGTCATGGTCGACCGTTGTGCTGGACGAAGCCCAATACATCAAAAATTACCGGACCAAGCAGGCGCAAAGCGTCATGCGGCTCGAAGCCCCCCACAGGATCGCAATGACCGGAACGCCGGTGGAGAACAGGCTTGGAGAGCTGTGGTCGATTTTTCATTTTCTGAACCCGGGCTATCTCGGCACCTTTCATTCATTCCGCGAACGTTACGGGACCGGCGAAGGGACGGAACGGCTGCGGGAGCTTCACCGGCTCGTGTCGCCTTTTTTGCTGCGCAGACTGAAGAGCGACCCCGACATATCCAAGGATCTGCCGGAGAAGCTGGAGCTGAAATCCTACTGCGCGCTGACGGAGCACCAGGCGCTGCTGTATCAGAGCGTTGTGAACGAAATGCTGAATACGATCGGCGAAAGCTCGGGTATGGCGCGGCGTGGACTGGTGCTGTCTTCCCTGACGAAGCTGAAGCAAATCTGCGACCATCCCCAGCTCTCTCGCAAAGAGGAGGGCCGGCACAGCCGAAACGAACAGTCCGGCAAAATGGAGACGATGTTCGAGGTGCTGGACAGCATTTCGGAGCTTGGGGAGTCGGCGCTTATTTTTACCCAGTATGTGGCGATGGGTGAACTGCTGGTGAACAGACTGGCCAAGCGCTACGGCAAGACGCCGCTGTTCCTGCACGGAGGCGTTTCGAAGCGGGACCGCGACGAGATGGTGCGCTCCTTTCAGGAAGGGGAAGGAACGGCATTCTTCGTCCTGTCGCTTAAGGCGGGCGGGGTAGGGCTGAACCTGACCCGGGCCAATCACGTCGTGCATTACGACCGTTGGTGGAATCCCGCAGTCGAGAATCAGGCGACGGACCGGGCTTTCCGGATCGGGCAGCTTAAGAACGTGCGGGTCCACAAGCTGATCTGCCAGGGAACGCTGGAGGAGAGAATCGACGAACTGATCGAGCGGAAAAAGAACCTCTCCGAGCAGGTTGTCGGCTCCGGTGAGAATTGGCTGACCGAAATGTCCGATCACGAGCTGAAGGAATTGATCGAGCTGCAAAACCAAGACTGGATGTAGCCAAATCGCAAATAAAACGAGTGAAGCAAGCCGCGGAGGGAAGATATGACGGAGACGATGAACATGGTGCTGAAAGCTGTGCCGGGAGTGCTTACGGCGGTATGGACGCCCGTATCCGGCACGGCTACAGGGGGTCATACGGGCGGCGGCAGAGCTGCGGGTCCGCAGCAGGCCTCCCCGAAATTCCGGCAGGTCCTGAAGATGGAGGTATGGCCGCTTTCCCGGCGCAGGGAGGCGGTCGAACGGCTTGCTGAGAGTCCGCAGGAATTATACGGCCTGCTTAAAGGGCGCCTTCCCACATGGCTGGCTGAATTCGGGCTGTGGCCGAACGAGTCGGAGCTTGCGGTTCCGGATACGAATGACGAAGCCGCCAATAAAGAGGCAATGGCGAAGGTGAGAGAACGGCTGGCGAAGGAGCCGCTGACCGCGCTCGCGCTTCGCGGCCTGCCGAAGGGCGAGCTGACGGACGAGGTCTTCGCTCTTTGGGCCAGAGGCGAGGCTGAAGAAGCCGGGGCCCAGCCTGGAGCCGGACTGTCCGCGGAGCTTGCGAGGCTGGAGAAGAAAGGGCCGGCGGTGTCCGCCGGAGAATGGATGGCGGAGGCCGCGGCCGAAGGTTCGCTTCATCAGCCGGGCCCCGCGTTCCTTGAAGTCCGGGACCGGCCTGTTCCGGGCTCCCCATCCTTCCCGCCTGCGATGGAGGACTGGAAGCCGCTGCTGCCGAATGTGCCCCGCGCGCAGGAAGGGCTTGAACTTATCATGCGGCGGGCGGCGGAGACTGCGGCCCGGCGGGCGGCGAATCTGGTAAAATGAGCCTATTCTTGAGCCTATTTTATAAATAACGGCTGCTTCCGAAATGAAGCGTATGCGTGAAAGGGAAGAAGCCCCGCGGCTAATGGAATGATGCCGCGGGGCGTTTTTTTGAAATATCAGAAAGTATAAGCTTCGTGCTTATCCTTAACCTGATATTTTTACGAGAAACGGATGCCGTCCTCTTCCAGAGGACGGCATCCGTTTCTTCTTATCCGATGGGTATGCACTGCAGCTTC
This region of Paenibacillus sp. URB8-2 genomic DNA includes:
- a CDS encoding DEAD/DEAH box helicase is translated as MTKHLYAMWLGDVLFCFSGETSEPKVDAWTRVVKRLELGGGQRPFAGAALRLAEVKYPAARSEGRASRRPMSGRMLEGLALSPKDAFELLLGWDEALCEKQGIDPGGEMGYWAAAARFALELLATGGIAPGAVPPRPVGTRRRGGEQAAETCWIPVLREQGQREAFLQFSASMPVLALSSSALQGSEPASREEAGAAVLYSFLQAVINAEVKGVVAGMEQHLAPYKANYRRGRSPLTELWWNSLLTGSRDIPVQGTPAEVMELLGEVNASASGNIPCFGAAEEQSGQLGLGLRLEPPKEDGEIWRLSFWAEGREESGFWLPAAMIWSSGDREFTLWGKRYKGIQEQLLAALGRAAEWSPDISQALRLPAPTGVNLEPERLYYFLKETVQKLTTRGITVQLPSRWSKEGRRRIGMKLKMQLPEIPDGTQALALGMEALVSFKIEASLGESSVSAEELGALLAAGVPFVKFRGEWIEVDPKEIRQVLRYMKRHESGEMSTSDWMRLEAEAGEDRLWKGMPITGMETIGLLASLMRGDTVQSLPALPVPEELQGTLRPYQERGYQWLSVMGELGFGVCLADDMGLGKTIQVIASLLRRGAEDDKAVGQGGRRTEHAAATDRPEYGPRGRNAAGGDPVLILCPTSLLGNWQRELQRFSPTLSVYIHHGSRRVRDTAFQEQAASHDIVLTTYHLAGRDSEDLASVSWSTVVLDEAQYIKNYRTKQAQSVMRLEAPHRIAMTGTPVENRLGELWSIFHFLNPGYLGTFHSFRERYGTGEGTERLRELHRLVSPFLLRRLKSDPDISKDLPEKLELKSYCALTEHQALLYQSVVNEMLNTIGESSGMARRGLVLSSLTKLKQICDHPQLSRKEEGRHSRNEQSGKMETMFEVLDSISELGESALIFTQYVAMGELLVNRLAKRYGKTPLFLHGGVSKRDRDEMVRSFQEGEGTAFFVLSLKAGGVGLNLTRANHVVHYDRWWNPAVENQATDRAFRIGQLKNVRVHKLICQGTLEERIDELIERKKNLSEQVVGSGENWLTEMSDHELKELIELQNQDWM